The Candidatus Synechococcus calcipolaris G9 nucleotide sequence CTCGATGAATTTCCAGCATTCCTAGCGTCACAACTTCATGCACATAATAATCCAATGCGCTCACAGCGAGAACCAGTGCAGCACGTAACATATCTGACACATCAAGCGCGCCTGTGGCTTCAGCATTGACAGAATTATGAAGTGCAATTAGGTCTCGAACGCGACCAATGCTGATACGAAATTGGTCAAGCGCTGACTGCATACGCGGAGCTTTTGGAACTTAATGCAATGATTTTGTCTGCCAAACCTGAAAAAGTTTGCCTAAACTCTTCCTGCTTCTTCTGATTTCGCTCCAAAACAATGCCTGTTTGTCCTAACTGCTGAGGGGTTAAGTCATAAACTGGGGTTCGATGCTCCTGAGATAGGGCAATGAGGCTATTGAAGTTGGAAATCTTTGCAAGAGAAAGGTTACTTTCAATTTCCTGATCTTTGTAAATCTGATTTGGCAACATCATATTGCTCATCCTTAGAGTTGGAATTAGCTTTTCAGAGACAGCTTTTTCAATCTTCTCAATCCACGTTTGAAACGCAGCCGTTTCTTTACCTCGGATAATTCGATAGTTTTGAACGATAATTCCCAAGAAACGCAACTTAATATCAGGAAAAGGATAATTGGCTTCTCTTAAAATTTGCAGTGAACTTGCTGACTTAGCCCAGGCATACCATCTCGGCAGCATCTTAGCCAAAGAATGAATTGCCATTACAGAAAAAAAGTCCGCAGTCGTAGGTACTAAGAAAAAGTCACTAATCATCAGCAGATTCTGATTAATTGAGCCTAAACTAGGACTCATATCAATCAAAATATAGTCTGCATTAAACTTAGTTGCTGTTTTCTCAAACAAATCATTGATAGAACCTGGCAAGTTCTTAAGGGTTTGAATTGAACCACTTAGTTCTTGAGCAATACCAAGAGTTACTTCGTACTCAGCAAAACCAACGTGACCAGGCAATAAAAATAAATCATCCCGACCTTGTACTGGAATACAGTCGACAGCTTCAATCGCTCTCGGTTGTGATTCAAATGCCGGAGCTAAACCTGTCTTTATGTTTGAAGTCGTATTATAAATTTCTTGAATTCGCGCCTCGTCATCCTCAGTTTCTTCTCCTAAAGCCATGCCCGTGAGGTTACATTGTGGGTCGCTGTCCACAAGAATTACTCTTTTGCCTTTCGAGGCAAGCATCCAGCCCAAATTGAAGGTGGTTGTAGTTTTGCTAACTCCGCCCTTGTGGTTAAATAAGGCAATTTTTTGAACCATTACACCAAGCCTTCTTGTGATAACGAGGTCGCTAGCTGCTTGGAACAGAACTCAAGAGGAAAGATAATCTTTATCCTTTAGCCTTCAGTATAGCTTGAAGCTTGCTGAACATAACCCAACCAGATCACCCGTCGCTACTGCCCTCACTGACAACCCTCTGGATGATTTTACAGCCGCAGACAATACTGAAACCATTGCCCCACCGACAATTTTCTAGGTGTTTTCCGACTTGCAGGCAACTTCAAGG carries:
- a CDS encoding ParA family protein; protein product: MVQKIALFNHKGGVSKTTTTFNLGWMLASKGKRVILVDSDPQCNLTGMALGEETEDDEARIQEIYNTTSNIKTGLAPAFESQPRAIEAVDCIPVQGRDDLFLLPGHVGFAEYEVTLGIAQELSGSIQTLKNLPGSINDLFEKTATKFNADYILIDMSPSLGSINQNLLMISDFFLVPTTADFFSVMAIHSLAKMLPRWYAWAKSASSLQILREANYPFPDIKLRFLGIIVQNYRIIRGKETAAFQTWIEKIEKAVSEKLIPTLRMSNMMLPNQIYKDQEIESNLSLAKISNFNSLIALSQEHRTPVYDLTPQQLGQTGIVLERNQKKQEEFRQTFSGLADKIIALSSKSSAYAVSA